In one Brassica oleracea var. oleracea cultivar TO1000 chromosome C9, BOL, whole genome shotgun sequence genomic region, the following are encoded:
- the LOC106314552 gene encoding LOW QUALITY PROTEIN: uncharacterized protein LOC106314552 (The sequence of the model RefSeq protein was modified relative to this genomic sequence to represent the inferred CDS: substituted 1 base at 1 genomic stop codon) yields the protein MVYNKQKKTHKSKINKFLVSISFIGSAGPIRFVVKEDETVSHVIEYALKCYAREGSFHFSDQIPVISYFTVLTVQLKGKIGSIGSRNLVLSKKSDAQTLGDSVXTTTRKISGRWKAWLNKSLGLMDPSH from the exons ATGGTGTACAACAAGCAGAAGAAAACCCATAAATCTAAGATAAACAAATTCCTCGTTAGCATCAGTTTCATAGGAAGTGCTGGACCCATTCGTTTTGTTGTCAAAGAAGATGAAACTGTTTCACACGTGATTGAGTATGCTCTCAAATGCTACGCCCGTGAAGGCAGCTTCCACTTCTCGGATCAGATTCCAGTTATTTCCTACTTTACTGTCCTTACTGTGCAGCTGAAG GGTAAAATCGGGTCAATCGGATCGAGGAACTTGGTTTTGTCTAAGAAGTCAGATGCTCAAACCCTTGGGGACTCCGTGTGAACAACAACTAGGAAGATCTCTGGGAGGTGGAAGGCTTGGCTCAACAAGTCTCTTGGCCTTATGGATCCTTCTCACTAA
- the LOC106314550 gene encoding uncharacterized protein LOC106314550, translated as MKNRVDVHRREVEFQVGEKVFLKLRPYRQQTLARRANEKLAARFYGPYEITARKAVGEGLIPVSIPPHLTVDGVLEAQPEEVLDGRVNPMSGQREVFIKWVGLPESDCTWEGAAAMAKPFHRFQSSIDSSRSHTNNNTSDTITKQNTSEIDAKEAVDSFTLYTDDRMILRAYCYQIQTRIIMKVIIPEVESIPVTE; from the exons ATGAAGAACAGGGTTGATGTGCATCGTCGGGAGGTGGAGTTTCAGGTGGGAGAGAAGGTGTTCCTCAAGCTCCGACCTTACCGACAGCAAACGTTGGCTCGCCGTGCAAATGAGAAGCTGGCTGCTCGCTTCTATGGGCCGTATGAGATCACTGCAAGG AAAGCCGTGGGAGAGGGGCTGATTCCGGTTTCTATACCTCCACATCTCACTGTCGATGGGGTTTTAGAAGCACAACCGGAGGAGGTGTTAGATGGGAGGGTTAACCCAATGTCAGGTCAGCGTGAAGTATTTATTAAATGGGTGGGGTTACCAGAGTCTGACTGCACGTGGGAAGGAGCGGCAGCAATGGCAAAGCCGTTTCATCGCTTCCAGAGCTCAATAGATTCTTCCAGGAGCCATACGAATAACAACACAAGCGACACGATAACAAAGCAAAACACTAGCGAAATCGATGCGAAAGAAGCAGTGGATTCGTTTACACTTTACACAGATGATCGGATGATTTTGCGAGCCTATTGCTATCAAATCCAAACGAGAATCATAATGAAAGTTATAATACCTGAAGTGGAATCGATTCCAGTGACGGAGTAA